Proteins found in one Microbacterium sp. LWS13-1.2 genomic segment:
- the pdxS gene encoding pyridoxal 5'-phosphate synthase lyase subunit PdxS has product MLKGGVIMDVVTVDQAKIAEDAGAVAVMALERVPADIRAQGGVSRMSDPDMIDGIIDAVSIPVMAKARIGHFVEAQVLQELGVDYIDESEVLSPADYVNHIDKWSFTVPFVCGATNLGEALRRINEGAAMIRSKGEAGTGDVSEATKHIRTISSEINRLTSMSKDELYVAAKELQAPYDLVAEIAETGKLPVVLFVAGGVATPADAAMMMQMGADGVFVGSGIFKSGNPAQRAAAIVKATTFYDDPKVIADVSRGLGEAMVGINVSDLPAPHRLAERGW; this is encoded by the coding sequence ATGCTCAAGGGCGGCGTCATCATGGACGTCGTCACCGTCGACCAGGCGAAGATCGCCGAGGACGCCGGTGCCGTCGCCGTCATGGCGCTCGAGCGCGTGCCGGCCGACATCCGCGCCCAGGGCGGCGTCTCGCGCATGAGCGACCCCGACATGATCGACGGCATCATCGACGCCGTCTCGATCCCGGTCATGGCGAAGGCGCGCATCGGCCACTTCGTCGAGGCGCAGGTGCTGCAGGAGCTCGGCGTCGACTACATCGACGAGTCCGAGGTGCTCTCGCCGGCCGACTACGTGAACCACATCGACAAGTGGAGCTTCACGGTCCCCTTCGTGTGCGGCGCCACCAACCTGGGCGAGGCGCTGCGGCGCATCAACGAGGGCGCCGCGATGATCCGCTCGAAGGGCGAGGCGGGCACCGGCGACGTGTCGGAGGCCACCAAGCACATCCGCACCATCTCCAGCGAGATCAACCGACTTACGTCGATGTCGAAGGACGAGCTGTACGTCGCCGCCAAGGAGCTGCAGGCGCCTTACGACCTGGTGGCGGAGATCGCCGAGACCGGCAAGCTGCCGGTCGTGCTGTTCGTCGCCGGCGGTGTCGCTACGCCTGCCGACGCTGCGATGATGATGCAGATGGGTGCGGACGGCGTGTTCGTCGGCTCGGGCATCTTCAAGTCGGGCAACCCCGCCCAGCGCGCGGCCGCCATCGTGAAGGCCACCACCTTCTACGACGACCCGAAGGTCATCGCCGACGTGTCGCGCGGCCTCGGCGAGGCGATGGTGGGCATCAACGTCTCCGACCTCCCCGCTCCGCACCGGCTCGCCGAGCGCGGCTGGTGA
- the pdxT gene encoding pyridoxal 5'-phosphate synthase glutaminase subunit PdxT, with protein sequence MTTPTPRVGVLALQGDVREHVRVLTGLGAEVTTVRRPAELAAIDGLVLPGGESSVIDKLSRAFGMREPVRAAIAARMPVYGTCAGLILLADRITDGIVGQQTFGGLDVTVRRNAFGSQVDSFEVDLDVPALGEPPVHAVFIRAPLVEEAGDGVERLAVLDDGRVVAVRQGSLLGTAFHPEVTGEHRFHALFLDMVRERQR encoded by the coding sequence GTGACGACGCCGACTCCGCGGGTCGGCGTCCTCGCACTGCAGGGGGATGTCCGTGAGCACGTGCGCGTGCTCACGGGCCTCGGCGCCGAGGTGACGACGGTGCGCCGCCCGGCGGAGCTCGCCGCCATCGACGGGCTCGTGCTCCCCGGCGGCGAATCGAGCGTCATCGACAAGCTCTCCCGCGCGTTCGGCATGCGCGAGCCCGTGCGCGCGGCGATCGCGGCCCGCATGCCGGTCTACGGGACCTGCGCCGGCCTCATCCTGCTCGCCGACCGGATCACCGACGGCATCGTTGGCCAGCAGACCTTCGGCGGGCTCGACGTCACGGTGCGCCGGAACGCCTTCGGCAGCCAGGTCGACTCGTTCGAGGTCGACCTCGACGTGCCGGCCCTCGGCGAGCCACCGGTCCATGCGGTGTTCATCCGAGCGCCGCTGGTCGAGGAAGCCGGCGACGGCGTCGAGCGGCTCGCGGTGCTGGACGACGGGCGGGTCGTCGCAGTGCGCCAGGGCTCGCTGCTCGGGACCGCTTTCCATCCCGAGGTGACGGGCGAGCACCGCTTCCACGCGCTGTTCCTCGACATGGTGCGCGAGCGGCAGCGCTGA